In one window of Chloroflexota bacterium DNA:
- a CDS encoding rubredoxin yields the protein MKKWECQVCGYIYDPAKGDPDNGVPPGTAFEDLPDDWVCPDCGAEKDMFEPID from the coding sequence ATGAAAAAGTGGGAATGTCAAGTATGCGGATATATTTATGATCCTGCAAAAGGTGATCCCGATAATGGTGTCCCACCCGGGACAGCATTCGAAGACCTGCCTGATGACTGGGTCTGTCCAGACTGTGGGGCAGAAAAGGATATGTTCGAACCGATTGACTAG
- a CDS encoding 2-hydroxy-3-oxopropionate reductase: MAKEKLGFIGLGIMGAPMATNLLRGGHPLVVYNRTPAKMQPLLALGAEAGQSCQDVAERSDVVISMVSDSPDVEQVYLGKEGILAGARPGTLLIDMSTISPVTAIKVARAAGEKGCPMLDAPVSGGDVGARNATLVIMVGGDSDVFQRARPIFKLLGKPIYCGPSGAGQIVKACNQIATALHMIAMSEALVLGAKAGVDPAIVLKVLSGGFAQSRVMDVRGPRVIKGDFQPGFRSRLHYKDLNIVLETARAYQCSLPATALARELFGAMQANGLGELDHSAIIQMIESLSNVKARSTLPDER, translated from the coding sequence ATGGCTAAAGAGAAGCTTGGTTTCATTGGCCTGGGGATCATGGGCGCGCCTATGGCGACAAATTTGCTGCGTGGCGGTCATCCCTTAGTCGTCTACAACCGCACGCCAGCGAAGATGCAGCCCCTGCTGGCGCTTGGTGCGGAGGCGGGGCAATCCTGCCAAGATGTGGCCGAACGCAGCGATGTCGTGATTTCCATGGTCTCTGATTCGCCAGATGTGGAACAGGTTTACCTTGGTAAGGAAGGGATACTGGCGGGCGCCAGGCCCGGCACTCTGCTCATTGATATGTCTACTATTTCGCCGGTGACGGCGATCAAAGTGGCTAGGGCCGCAGGAGAAAAGGGCTGCCCCATGCTGGATGCTCCGGTTTCAGGTGGGGATGTAGGCGCCAGAAATGCCACCCTGGTCATTATGGTTGGTGGTGACTCGGATGTCTTTCAGCGCGCCAGGCCTATTTTCAAGTTGCTGGGCAAACCAATATACTGCGGTCCATCTGGCGCAGGGCAGATCGTGAAAGCCTGCAATCAAATCGCTACGGCACTGCACATGATCGCGATGTCCGAAGCACTTGTGCTAGGCGCCAAAGCCGGTGTTGACCCCGCTATTGTGCTAAAGGTACTTAGCGGAGGATTTGCGCAATCACGGGTGATGGATGTGCGCGGTCCACGAGTCATCAAGGGTGATTTCCAACCCGGATTTCGCAGCCGATTGCACTACAAGGATCTGAATATCGTGCTTGAAACGGCGCGGGCTTATCAATGCAGTTTGCCGGCAACCGCTCTGGCACGCGAATTATTCGGTGCAATGCAGGCAAACGGCTTGGGCGAACTCGACCATTCGGCAATTATTCAAATGATTGAATCGCTCTCGAACGTGAAGGCGAGGAGCACACTGCCAGACGAACGCTAA
- a CDS encoding TRC40/GET3/ArsA family transport-energizing ATPase produces the protein MLAQNFRANPNRRYIEFGGKGGLGKTTFSAATAYWLAQQGYKVLVFSVDPQASLSDIFERDIFGKGPVEIIPNLFAQEIDADQRIKAYQDEIRYKILDMYGMDTVPEEIEHYIQAAAAEPAMEESAIFDAVVDIVVGGDYDYYIYDLVPLGHALYYLSMASIYNEWIEKITKLREEMQEYAQVAAILERKKQTEEDQILAELQYIRQRISTSSGILTDRERTAFFFVVTPEDMIIRDTVKAAALFAKYQVPICGYIVNRVIPPELAQQNIPEYLRNRIAMQERYLKQIDATFGKDVLACVPEFERDITGIEMIAKVAQALYGGEA, from the coding sequence CTGCTCGCGCAAAACTTTCGTGCTAATCCCAACCGCCGCTACATCGAATTTGGTGGCAAAGGCGGACTGGGCAAGACGACTTTTTCTGCCGCTACTGCTTACTGGCTGGCCCAGCAGGGGTATAAAGTGCTGGTCTTCTCCGTAGATCCCCAGGCCTCGCTCTCAGACATCTTTGAACGGGATATCTTTGGCAAAGGGCCAGTCGAGATTATCCCCAATCTCTTCGCCCAAGAGATTGACGCTGACCAACGAATCAAAGCATATCAAGATGAAATCCGCTACAAAATTCTCGATATGTACGGCATGGATACCGTGCCCGAGGAGATTGAACACTATATTCAGGCTGCCGCAGCCGAGCCCGCCATGGAGGAAAGCGCCATCTTCGATGCAGTTGTGGACATCGTCGTCGGTGGGGATTATGATTATTACATCTACGACTTGGTGCCCTTAGGTCATGCACTGTACTATCTGAGCATGGCTAGTATCTACAACGAATGGATTGAGAAAATTACCAAACTACGTGAGGAGATGCAGGAGTATGCCCAGGTGGCGGCAATTCTGGAGCGCAAGAAGCAGACCGAAGAGGATCAGATCTTGGCCGAGTTACAGTATATCCGACAGCGCATCAGCACATCGTCAGGTATCCTCACCGATCGGGAAAGAACGGCGTTCTTCTTCGTGGTGACGCCAGAAGATATGATCATTCGCGACACGGTGAAAGCAGCCGCGCTGTTCGCCAAATATCAGGTGCCTATCTGTGGCTACATTGTCAACCGCGTGATCCCACCAGAGTTGGCGCAACAGAACATCCCGGAGTATTTGCGCAATCGCATTGCCATGCAAGAGCGGTACCTAAAGCAGATAGATGCAACCTTTGGCAAGGATGTATTGGCATGCGTGCCCGAGTTCGAGCGCGACATCACGGGTATAGAAATGATTGCCAAGGTAGCGCAGGCCCTATATGGAGGTGAGGCATGA
- a CDS encoding tetratricopeptide repeat protein: protein MNPYMLLVLVALLFILGFGGLSWMRGEGLPGHFAWEVLGLTGVVLLITWAARVAIHPVLFLVLVYLFTMRARLLIDVGNAFLARGAYGQALSLFHLALRLDRDAFSQAIGQINIGVVLIRQKRFEEAIALLSDVLAHMPHGRGGPKYEAACRYNLGLAYLRTGQEAKAVEQLNEVIQLLPHSLYARGSEAVLKSRGQRKG from the coding sequence GTGAACCCGTACATGCTGCTTGTATTGGTGGCTCTGTTGTTCATTTTGGGCTTTGGCGGTCTCTCGTGGATGCGCGGAGAGGGGTTGCCTGGCCACTTTGCCTGGGAAGTGCTTGGACTTACTGGGGTTGTGCTCCTGATAACCTGGGCAGCGAGAGTAGCTATTCATCCTGTGCTGTTCCTGGTCTTGGTGTACCTGTTCACGATGCGCGCACGGCTGTTGATAGACGTAGGTAACGCCTTTTTGGCGCGGGGAGCATACGGTCAGGCTCTGTCCCTTTTCCATCTGGCATTGCGCCTGGACCGCGATGCATTTAGCCAGGCCATTGGGCAGATCAATATCGGAGTCGTTTTGATCCGGCAGAAGCGTTTTGAGGAAGCCATTGCACTGCTCAGTGATGTATTGGCCCACATGCCCCATGGCCGCGGTGGCCCTAAATATGAAGCAGCTTGTCGCTATAACCTAGGTCTGGCCTATCTTCGCACTGGTCAGGAAGCCAAGGCCGTGGAGCAGCTCAATGAAGTCATTCAATTATTGCCACACTCTCTCTATGCACGAGGTTCAGAGGCAGTGCTCAAAAGTCGAGGCCAGCGCAAGGGATAG
- a CDS encoding ECF transporter S component: MKWERLVSCAILILATLTGIIAFAYPFFTPTAAKGQFAMAHAQDAPIVALTLTLLCVVILVANVTSRQMSARTIAVLGVLSAVNAILRAIPGPGGFSAIFFLLVLCGYVYGSTFGFLVGVLSLLVSALIGGGVGPWLPYQMFTAGWMGLTSGWLPDLRRWRLAELLMLAVWTVLWGFIFGAIMNLWFWPYISPAQTALNQAWEAGLRLHEALRRYAVFYVATSLWWDAWRAAGNALLTLSLGVPLLKVLRRFERVLGFEVAPRV, encoded by the coding sequence ATGAAATGGGAGCGATTGGTGAGCTGCGCGATACTGATTCTGGCTACGCTCACTGGTATCATCGCTTTTGCCTATCCATTTTTTACCCCCACTGCAGCCAAGGGGCAATTTGCGATGGCCCATGCTCAGGATGCGCCAATCGTTGCTCTGACGCTGACCCTGTTGTGTGTAGTAATTCTTGTCGCTAACGTGACCAGCCGCCAGATGAGCGCTAGAACGATCGCTGTGCTTGGTGTACTGAGTGCGGTGAATGCCATCTTGCGAGCCATCCCAGGCCCAGGCGGATTCTCAGCCATTTTCTTCTTGTTGGTGCTGTGTGGCTACGTGTATGGGAGTACTTTTGGCTTTCTGGTAGGCGTGTTGTCGTTACTGGTCTCAGCACTCATCGGCGGGGGCGTGGGGCCGTGGCTTCCCTACCAGATGTTCACGGCGGGTTGGATGGGGCTTACATCCGGCTGGCTGCCCGATTTGCGGCGCTGGAGGCTCGCTGAGTTGCTCATGCTCGCTGTGTGGACAGTGTTATGGGGTTTCATCTTTGGGGCTATCATGAACCTCTGGTTCTGGCCGTACATCTCCCCAGCACAAACAGCTCTGAATCAAGCCTGGGAAGCAGGACTGCGCCTACATGAAGCACTCAGGCGCTATGCCGTTTTCTACGTGGCCACCTCGCTGTGGTGGGATGCATGGCGCGCGGCTGGCAATGCGCTGCTGACCCTGTCGCTGGGCGTTCCCCTGCTCAAGGTACTACGCCGCTTCGAGCGTGTGTTGGGATTTGAGGTAGCGCCTAGAGTTTGA
- a CDS encoding energy-coupling factor ABC transporter ATP-binding protein, which translates to MSNPWIELQDVTFRYPHSDHTVLNQVSLTIQEGDFVLVVGPSGSGKSTLLRTLNGLVPHFSGGRISGKIRVAGYDPIAEGPHRMSSIVGLVQQDPETQFVVDTVEDELAFGMENQGLPQTVMRKRVEEVLDQLGIAHLRHRRISSLSAGEKQRVAIGSVLTLQPKVLVLDEPTSQLDPQAAEEVLTTLRHLNQDLGLTIVLSEHRLERVVQYADCILYLPALGSRPILGTAEEVLPQVPFAPPLVQLAQALAWQPMPLTIKEARAFVNQMNLQRAFPHETLQPISPQRSGSTRVEAHDVWFSYNGVEALRGLSLRAGEGELIALMGRNGSGKTTLLKHLVGLLHPKRGYVTVHGQDTRKATVEALIQYVGYVPQDPNTLLFADTVRQELEFTLRAHSLSLAGSQSWLERLGLAPLAALYPRDLSVGQRQRVALAAILVAEPLTLLLDEPTRGLDHIEKQALADFLRKQAAQGRTVILATHDVELAAECAQRVVIISEGQVVVDGPVREVMSQSLVFASQVNKLFRDPRLLTVRDVLEAQRR; encoded by the coding sequence ATGAGCAATCCATGGATTGAACTGCAAGACGTGACCTTCCGCTACCCTCATAGCGACCATACTGTGCTGAACCAGGTAAGCCTGACCATACAGGAAGGAGATTTTGTCCTGGTCGTTGGGCCGTCAGGCTCTGGCAAGTCTACACTGCTACGTACACTTAATGGGCTCGTGCCTCATTTCAGCGGTGGGCGCATCTCCGGGAAGATCAGGGTAGCTGGTTACGATCCAATTGCAGAGGGGCCGCACCGCATGAGTTCCATCGTTGGTCTTGTGCAACAGGATCCGGAAACGCAATTCGTGGTAGACACGGTAGAAGATGAACTGGCTTTTGGCATGGAAAACCAGGGATTGCCACAGACCGTCATGCGCAAGCGAGTGGAAGAGGTGCTAGATCAATTGGGCATTGCCCACCTGCGCCATCGGCGGATTAGCAGCCTCTCTGCAGGCGAGAAGCAACGAGTAGCCATTGGCTCTGTGCTCACGCTACAACCCAAAGTACTCGTGCTGGATGAGCCAACCTCACAACTCGATCCTCAGGCCGCAGAGGAAGTATTAACCACGCTGCGCCACTTGAACCAGGACCTCGGTCTGACCATTGTGCTCTCTGAGCACCGCCTGGAGCGTGTCGTGCAGTACGCTGACTGCATCCTATATCTCCCCGCACTTGGCAGTCGGCCCATATTGGGTACGGCGGAAGAAGTGCTGCCCCAAGTCCCATTCGCACCGCCATTGGTACAACTGGCCCAGGCTCTCGCTTGGCAGCCTATGCCACTGACGATCAAAGAGGCTCGTGCCTTTGTCAATCAAATGAACCTGCAGCGTGCGTTTCCCCATGAAACGCTTCAGCCAATTTCGCCTCAGAGATCTGGCTCAACGCGTGTCGAGGCTCATGATGTATGGTTTAGCTACAATGGTGTGGAGGCACTACGCGGACTCTCCCTGCGTGCGGGTGAGGGCGAATTGATTGCGCTCATGGGACGTAACGGATCGGGCAAAACCACGTTGTTGAAGCATCTAGTGGGGTTGTTGCATCCCAAGCGTGGCTATGTCACGGTACATGGTCAGGATACGCGCAAGGCAACCGTGGAAGCGCTCATCCAATATGTAGGCTATGTACCGCAAGACCCCAATACTTTGCTCTTTGCCGATACGGTTCGTCAAGAACTGGAATTCACACTCCGTGCACATTCACTGTCCTTAGCAGGCTCGCAATCATGGCTGGAGCGTTTGGGATTAGCTCCACTGGCTGCATTGTATCCACGGGACCTGAGCGTTGGCCAACGTCAACGCGTAGCATTGGCTGCTATTCTGGTTGCCGAGCCGCTAACCCTGCTCCTCGATGAGCCCACGCGTGGGCTTGATCACATCGAAAAGCAAGCGCTGGCTGATTTCCTGCGCAAGCAAGCAGCGCAAGGTCGCACGGTCATTCTCGCTACGCATGATGTAGAACTGGCCGCCGAATGCGCGCAGCGTGTGGTGATCATCAGCGAGGGCCAGGTGGTTGTAGATGGCCCCGTGCGCGAAGTGATGAGCCAGTCACTTGTCTTTGCTTCACAAGTGAATAAGCTGTTCCGCGACCCTCGCCTGCTCACCGTACGCGATGTCCTGGAGGCTCAAAGGCGATGA
- a CDS encoding ArsA family ATPase, with product MITTNTCQFLAEHPQMKYLFFGGKGGVGKTVMAGAAALWMARQGKRTLLASTNPVHSLSSLLDQDVFGKPTAVAGVPNLWAYEIDTKDTIAKSKVELTQKIEWFLRYADIKTRADEFVESATMNPAFEESAMFENMIDLMFEDKYEAYVFDTAPTANARRLLGMSSVYSMWVNKMLQSREEAKSLKELLSYSKKKEEKDPLMEYLVGLRERMERAKMLLTNDQKTAFFFITLPEALPIAVIKRFINWFKDFGIPVGGVIVNMLIDKESVGPDAPEFVRNRVLMQERYMEEIWRSFPNVCALVPLFETEVRGVPMLERVAERVFAS from the coding sequence ATGATTACGACAAACACCTGCCAATTTTTGGCTGAACATCCCCAAATGAAATACCTCTTCTTTGGGGGAAAAGGCGGCGTGGGCAAGACGGTGATGGCTGGGGCAGCAGCATTGTGGATGGCGCGGCAGGGGAAACGGACTTTGTTGGCTTCGACGAACCCCGTGCATTCCCTCAGCAGTTTGCTTGATCAGGATGTCTTTGGAAAGCCTACCGCGGTCGCTGGGGTGCCTAACCTCTGGGCGTATGAAATTGACACCAAAGATACCATTGCGAAGTCAAAAGTGGAACTCACGCAGAAGATCGAATGGTTTCTGCGCTATGCGGACATCAAAACTAGAGCGGATGAGTTTGTTGAATCAGCGACGATGAACCCGGCTTTCGAAGAGTCAGCGATGTTTGAGAACATGATTGATCTCATGTTCGAGGACAAGTACGAAGCCTATGTCTTTGACACCGCTCCAACGGCCAATGCCAGGCGCCTCTTAGGCATGTCGAGCGTCTATTCGATGTGGGTGAACAAGATGCTGCAGAGCCGCGAGGAGGCCAAATCGTTGAAGGAGCTTCTCTCCTATAGCAAGAAGAAAGAGGAGAAGGACCCATTAATGGAGTACCTGGTTGGCCTCCGTGAACGCATGGAGCGGGCAAAAATGCTGCTCACCAATGACCAAAAGACGGCTTTCTTCTTCATCACCTTGCCGGAGGCATTGCCCATTGCCGTTATCAAGCGTTTCATCAACTGGTTCAAAGATTTTGGCATTCCCGTGGGTGGCGTAATTGTCAACATGCTGATTGATAAAGAGTCTGTGGGGCCTGATGCGCCAGAATTCGTGCGCAACCGTGTCCTAATGCAAGAGCGCTACATGGAGGAGATCTGGCGCAGTTTTCCCAATGTTTGTGCGCTGGTGCCCCTCTTCGAGACAGAAGTGCGGGGCGTGCCTATGCTGGAACGCGTAGCGGAGCGAGTTTTCGCTAGCTAG
- the mutS gene encoding DNA mismatch repair protein MutS → MTTPVRRQYLRIKKRFPDAIVLFRLGDFYETFDDDAKLVSEACDIVLTSRPVGKGERVPLAGVPYHAVESYLAKLISAGHKVAIVEQVEQAESRGLMGREVVRVVTPGTVVEPALLEEKRNNYLAAIALQSERVGLAYTDITTGEFKATQFDDRQPLQQAWQEVERLQPAEVLVSEKASLPEEWNNRYTFTKYADWHFDVGNAQHALLEHFGVATLDGYGCAGLPLAISAAGAIVQYLQETQKTTLQQLTQLSTYSTQAFMTLDAATRRNLELMSTIRSGTVRGSLLGVLDDTQTAMGGRLLRQWLSQPLLNLPALQRRLDGVQAFYDDIPRRTALRALLKRVADIERLTNRVVQRIATPRELIGLRDSLQAVSEIIPLLNAMASSTCIASLAGSLDPCPEVVTLISRAIVPDPPATLAAGGVIARGFSNELDTVLNAAHNAKTWVANLEHQERQRTGIKSLKVGYNKVFGYYIEVTKANLDAVPKDYIRKQTLVNAERFITPELKEHESVILNAEERRAELERQIYLQVCEQIGAAAPHMLATARVLAELDVYAALAEVAQRNRYVRPTLNEGDTIRITGGRHPVVELTLHEEPFVPNDTYLSPQEAILVITGPNMSGKSTYLRQVALIVLMAQIGSFVPADAAEIGIVDRIFTRVGAQDEISAGQSTFMVEMVETANILNHATNRSLLILDEIGRGTSTYDGISIAWAVVEYIHNHPRLQAKTLFATHYHELTELARFLPRVRNYNVAVAEEGDRVVFLRKIVPGGADRSYGIHVAQLAGLPKPVIRRAEEILKRLEEEVQRSPAGTAPRRVMQVQQLSLFPASHPVLDELKELDISSMSPLEAINKLYELQEKAKRS, encoded by the coding sequence ATGACTACACCAGTGCGCCGGCAATACCTGCGCATTAAGAAGCGTTTCCCAGATGCTATTGTCCTCTTCCGCCTCGGTGACTTTTACGAGACCTTCGACGACGACGCCAAGCTAGTCTCCGAAGCATGCGACATCGTGCTCACCTCTCGGCCTGTTGGCAAGGGGGAGCGTGTACCTCTCGCGGGAGTTCCCTACCATGCGGTCGAAAGCTACTTGGCGAAGCTGATCTCCGCTGGACACAAAGTAGCCATTGTCGAGCAAGTGGAACAGGCAGAATCCAGGGGACTGATGGGGCGTGAGGTGGTGCGTGTGGTCACGCCGGGCACAGTAGTTGAGCCTGCCTTGCTAGAAGAAAAACGTAACAACTACCTGGCAGCAATTGCTCTCCAATCTGAGCGGGTGGGGCTGGCGTATACTGACATCACCACAGGCGAGTTCAAGGCCACTCAGTTCGATGACAGACAGCCATTACAGCAAGCATGGCAAGAGGTAGAACGACTGCAGCCAGCCGAAGTATTGGTCAGCGAAAAAGCCAGTCTGCCTGAGGAATGGAATAATAGGTATACCTTCACAAAATACGCGGACTGGCATTTCGATGTAGGGAATGCTCAGCATGCTTTGCTGGAGCATTTTGGAGTCGCTACGCTTGATGGCTACGGTTGCGCGGGTTTGCCGCTGGCTATATCTGCGGCTGGAGCGATTGTGCAATACCTACAAGAAACGCAGAAAACAACCCTGCAGCAGCTCACTCAGTTATCCACGTATTCTACGCAAGCATTCATGACCCTCGATGCTGCCACACGCCGCAATCTGGAACTGATGAGCACCATCCGCAGTGGCACTGTGCGTGGTTCGCTGCTGGGCGTGTTGGACGATACTCAGACGGCAATGGGCGGCAGGCTTTTGCGGCAATGGCTCAGCCAGCCTCTGCTCAATTTGCCTGCGCTACAGCGCCGACTGGATGGCGTGCAGGCTTTTTACGACGATATTCCTCGGCGCACGGCCTTGCGCGCTTTGCTCAAGCGTGTTGCGGACATAGAGCGGCTCACCAACCGCGTCGTGCAGCGTATCGCTACACCACGCGAACTGATTGGGTTGCGTGACTCGCTACAGGCTGTATCGGAGATCATCCCTCTGCTCAACGCAATGGCCTCATCTACTTGCATTGCTTCCCTAGCAGGATCGCTTGATCCATGCCCTGAAGTGGTCACGCTTATCTCACGGGCTATCGTGCCCGATCCCCCAGCAACACTGGCTGCAGGAGGAGTCATCGCTCGGGGCTTTTCCAACGAACTGGATACGGTGCTAAATGCAGCGCACAATGCCAAAACTTGGGTTGCTAATCTGGAGCACCAAGAGCGTCAGCGCACAGGCATCAAGTCCTTGAAAGTAGGGTATAACAAAGTCTTTGGCTACTATATCGAGGTCACCAAAGCCAATTTGGATGCGGTGCCCAAGGATTATATCCGTAAGCAGACGCTGGTGAATGCAGAACGTTTTATCACACCTGAGCTGAAAGAGCACGAATCGGTTATCCTCAATGCCGAAGAGCGTCGCGCAGAGCTGGAACGACAGATCTACCTGCAAGTCTGTGAGCAGATAGGGGCTGCGGCTCCGCATATGCTCGCTACAGCCCGTGTTCTGGCTGAATTGGATGTGTACGCAGCACTGGCTGAAGTGGCGCAACGCAATCGCTATGTGCGACCAACTTTGAATGAAGGCGATACCATCCGTATTACTGGTGGCCGCCACCCCGTGGTCGAATTAACTCTGCACGAAGAACCTTTTGTGCCGAATGACACGTACCTTTCACCACAGGAAGCAATTTTGGTGATCACTGGCCCCAACATGTCAGGTAAGAGCACCTACTTGCGTCAGGTTGCCCTCATTGTCCTAATGGCGCAGATTGGTTCATTCGTGCCCGCGGATGCGGCGGAAATCGGCATTGTGGATCGCATTTTTACCCGCGTGGGCGCCCAAGATGAAATCAGCGCTGGACAGAGCACTTTCATGGTAGAAATGGTGGAAACCGCCAACATCCTCAACCATGCTACCAATCGCAGTTTGCTTATCCTGGATGAAATCGGGCGTGGCACAAGTACCTATGATGGCATTTCCATTGCCTGGGCGGTCGTCGAATACATCCATAACCATCCCCGCTTACAAGCCAAGACCCTTTTCGCCACGCATTATCATGAACTGACAGAATTGGCTCGATTTCTGCCTCGCGTGCGCAATTACAATGTAGCAGTGGCAGAGGAAGGCGACCGAGTGGTCTTTCTACGCAAGATCGTACCTGGTGGCGCTGACCGCAGTTACGGCATCCACGTTGCCCAATTGGCTGGCCTGCCCAAACCCGTAATCCGTCGGGCAGAGGAAATCTTGAAAAGGCTGGAAGAAGAAGTGCAACGCTCTCCTGCTGGTACAGCACCCCGCCGTGTGATGCAAGTGCAGCAATTGTCTCTCTTTCCAGCTAGCCATCCCGTGCTGGATGAACTGAAAGAATTGGATATCTCTTCTATGTCTCCCCTGGAGGCGATCAACAAACTCTATGAATTGCAGGAGAAAGCAAAACGCTCATGA
- a CDS encoding Neelaredoxin encodes MKLGERIQSADWKAEKHVPVIECPDQVEADKMFTVKVSVGKEIAHPNTTEHHIRWIDVYFQPEGDKFIYHVGHFEFSAHGESVKGANQGPVYTNHEAQFSMKVNNPGTLIALSYCNIHGLWESAKEIKL; translated from the coding sequence ATGAAATTAGGTGAAAGAATTCAATCTGCCGATTGGAAAGCAGAAAAACATGTGCCGGTGATCGAATGCCCTGATCAGGTCGAAGCGGATAAGATGTTCACGGTCAAAGTCAGCGTGGGCAAGGAGATCGCGCATCCCAATACCACCGAACACCATATCCGCTGGATAGATGTCTACTTTCAACCAGAAGGGGACAAATTCATCTACCATGTAGGTCATTTTGAATTCAGTGCCCACGGCGAGTCAGTGAAGGGGGCCAATCAGGGGCCAGTGTACACCAACCACGAAGCGCAATTCTCGATGAAGGTGAACAACCCTGGCACGCTAATTGCGTTGTCTTACTGCAACATCCACGGGCTATGGGAGAGCGCCAAAGAGATCAAGCTGTAA
- a CDS encoding energy-coupling factor transporter transmembrane protein EcfT: MPYHTLTWLAWLAAGAYLALVNQQPLQSLLFILATGLVFTVVSRSNGTQSGTESASLPAGQSLKVEGWSTFLRFGLSVWFVALIFNLLFSHTGNIVLFVLPCKWPFIGGPVTLEALLYGLATGASLFAVLLVFATFNLGMDVHRLLRWLPAGLYQAGLIVSIALTLVPQLITSLKDIREAQRLRGHKFRGIKDMIPLFVPLLTTALERSLTLAESMEARGFGGIDQFTMAASGVVPISTTTELSTTSLPRNATLAGLLALLAGLVWQATNRARWLGWSLVGLGVLFVCIALYLQGRRLKRTHYRREVWQQRDTLVTLASLASISIAAYTQARDPAALFYYPYPPFSPWPRFTPQLGLAILLLAAPAMLWPSREISIKQAKDDNG; encoded by the coding sequence ATGCCCTACCACACGCTTACTTGGCTGGCATGGCTTGCTGCTGGAGCGTACCTGGCTTTGGTTAACCAGCAGCCACTTCAATCGCTGCTGTTTATCCTGGCGACTGGTTTGGTCTTTACCGTAGTCAGCCGTTCTAACGGCACACAATCGGGCACGGAATCCGCCTCGCTGCCTGCAGGACAATCGCTCAAGGTCGAAGGGTGGAGCACCTTTCTGCGCTTCGGCCTGTCGGTCTGGTTCGTGGCGCTCATTTTCAACCTGCTGTTCTCGCATACTGGCAACATTGTGCTATTCGTCTTGCCATGTAAGTGGCCCTTTATCGGCGGCCCCGTCACCTTGGAGGCTTTGCTCTACGGACTGGCCACCGGAGCTAGTTTATTTGCTGTTTTGCTGGTTTTTGCCACCTTTAACCTGGGGATGGATGTGCATCGTCTGTTACGCTGGCTTCCAGCGGGGCTTTATCAGGCTGGCCTGATTGTTTCCATCGCCTTGACCCTTGTACCCCAATTGATCACCAGCCTCAAGGACATACGGGAAGCCCAACGCCTGCGTGGACATAAATTCCGAGGAATCAAAGACATGATACCCCTGTTTGTGCCTTTGTTGACCACAGCTTTGGAGCGCTCCTTGACCCTGGCTGAATCCATGGAGGCACGCGGCTTTGGCGGGATTGACCAATTCACCATGGCGGCCTCAGGCGTTGTCCCCATATCAACGACTACTGAACTCTCCACAACGAGCCTCCCACGCAATGCAACGTTGGCTGGATTGCTGGCGTTACTGGCAGGTCTTGTGTGGCAAGCGACAAACCGAGCGCGATGGCTAGGGTGGTCATTGGTTGGCTTGGGTGTTCTATTCGTATGCATTGCGCTCTACCTACAAGGCCGACGCTTGAAGCGCACGCACTATCGTCGCGAAGTATGGCAGCAGCGTGATACCCTGGTAACGCTGGCTAGCCTGGCGTCTATTTCGATTGCTGCTTATACACAGGCACGGGATCCTGCCGCCTTATTCTATTACCCATACCCGCCTTTCTCCCCGTGGCCCAGGTTCACACCGCAACTTGGATTGGCTATTCTCCTGCTCGCTGCCCCCGCTATGTTATGGCCTTCTCGTGAAATATCCATCAAGCAGGCAAAGGACGATAACGGATGA